The sequence TGTTGCTCGAGTTCTTCCCGAAGGAGCTGCATCCGCTGACGCTCGCGCCGCGCTACGCCCGCTACGCCCACGCCTGGCTCGCCCCCGCGAGCCTCGTCGTCGCCGCCGCGCTCGAGGGGATGCGGCGATGGCGCCGCATCCCCTTCTGGATTTGCCTCGCGGTGCTGGCGACGTCGGGGCTGCTGGAAGCGCGGACGCTCCACCGGGTCTGGACCGAGCCCCTGTCGGACCGCAACGAAGCCGCCAGCTTTCTGGCGCGGCTACCGCCGAGACCGGTGTACTCGGACTTCTGGCTCACTACCCGCTACGCGTTCGCCACGCAGTATGCGCCGACGCTTTCCATGCCGCAGGCGCTCGACGGCAAGGCGTTGCAGGTCGACGTCATCGAGAAGGACGACTTCGCGACACTCTGGACCATCCGTGAGGGATACGTCGTGACCGGGGGCTCGCGCGGCCCCGGAGTCGGCATGTACTCGGTGCTGAACTTGAAGGGCAATGAGCCGCCGCCCACGTGGCACCTCCTCAAGGAGATCGCGAGACCGGTCGAGCCCTGGCGCCTCGAGCCGCTGCGCATCTGGGAGGTCACCCCCGCGGGCGACAGCGCAACGGGGGCAGGGGGCGGCCCCGGCTCCGGCGGATAGGGTCCGCCCCTTCCCTCAGGTATCCAGCCCATCGCCACGGTACGACCGGTCGATGGGGACATGGTAGTGCTCGGGCCGATGCCGAGAAAGGTCTCCGGTCGCCAGGCGGCGATGGAGATCCTCGGCAATCCGCTCGGACGCGCGACCGTCGCCGAGGTTGTGCGTCCAGCGGGTGCCGACGAGCGATTCCAGCTTCCTGAACACGGTCGGCGACGGATAGGACTCCGGCTCGGCCGGATCGAACTTGACGCTCGAGCGCGCATCGTAGACCTGCGGCCGCTCGGTCGCCCGCCGCATCTGCACCGACGGCACCTGCAGGACGCATGCTTCCTCGACCACCGTGCCGGAATCGGTGAGCACGCCACGCGACCCCACCATGAGGCACAACATCTCTTCGTAGCCGATCGGATCCACGACGTTCACGTTCGGCGGAAGGGCAAGGCCGAAATCGCGCAGCCTCTGCTGGGTGCGATAGCTGGCCGGGAAGTACACGCGGTGGGGGGCTTCTTCGACGAGCCTCAGGATGGCCTCCAGCGTGCCCCGCTGCTCGACGTTTTCCCGCCGGTGGCACGTCATGAGGTAGTATTCCCCGCGCCTGACGCCCCGATCGGCGAAGAAGGCGTCGGTCATCATCGCCTCGTAGCGGCTGAGTCGGGAGAAGTAGTAATGCTCGAGCACGTCGACGATCGGATTGCCGACGACGACGATGTTGGCCGGATTGAGTCCCTCCCGAATCCCCTGCGTTTTGTACTCGTCGACGTAAGCGTAAATGACATCGGCGAGATGGTCGATTGTGGTGCGGTACTTCTCCTCGGGCATGCGCCAGTCGTACGAGCGCATGCAACCCTCGATGTGCACCACCGGCACGTTGAGCTGGGCGGCCGCGATTGCCCCGAGGGTCGTGTTGTTGTCGCCCAGGAACACTGCAGCGGCCGGGTCGAGATCGCGCAGCACGGGGTAGAGTCCCGAGATGACCGACGCCGCGATGTGGGCGTCCGTCTCCCCACCGCAAGCGAGGTCGATTTCGGCCGGAACCACATCCAGCTCCCGGAAGAAGATGCCCTTCAAGTTGTCCGAGTAGTGCTGGCCCGACCAGATGAGGTGCAGCTCGCAGTCCGCGTAGCGCCGGAGATGCTTGATGATGAGCGAGGCCCGTATGACGTCGGGCCGGATGCCCAGGATGAACGCCAGGCGGTTATTCATGGACGGCCTGCCGAGGCGGGTGCTCCCGCCCCGCGGTAGTCGAAGGCGCCGAGCTCGCGGATCATCTCGGGCACGGACGGCGGGTCGGAGTACCCGGCGGCGTCCCAGAGACGCCGATTCAGGTCGGGGTTGATGGTGTCGAGGGTCCGGTCGACGATCGTTCCCGCCTCGACGTCCTCGATCCGGATGTCGGGGCGCCGGAAGGCCGCGGCGAAGGCATGGAGCATCGCCGCCTTGGTCATGGAGCCGGAGGGTACGACGTGGTGGAGGTGCGACAATTCGACACCGCGCGCGATGATGCCCTCGCACAGCCTGGCGAAGTGCAACGTCGTCACGCCGTTCCAGCGGTGGTTGACGAACCCCTTGACCGTCGCTCCGCTGGGCTGCCGGCGAAACCATTCGATCAGGAACTTGAAGTCCTTCGGCTCGGGACCGATGATCGAGCACCGCAAGTGGTGAACGTTGTCCTGGAATGACTCCCCGAGGCTCTTCGTCTTGCCGTAGACGTCCAGCGTGTCGTGCAGATCGGTCTCGACATAGCCACCTTGACGTCCCGAGTACACGCAGTCGGTCGCGATCTGCAGGACGCGGGCGCCCGAATGTTTCGCCAGGTGCCCGATGAGGTGGGGCAGCCGCGCGTTCACATCGATGGCCCTCTCGATCTCCGCGGGTTGGTCGTCGCGGATGAGCGGCTTGGTGATGCCGATCGCGTTGACGATCCAGGCCTGGCCTTCGAGCATCTCGCGGGACGGCGGGTCGCCGTCGAACCGAAAGACGCGCCAGGCCGCGCCGGGGAGGCGGGCGCCGAAGTGCGCGGCGAGGGCGGCGTCGCGCACCGTCGCGGTGACTTCGAACCTGCGGTTGCGGGACAGCAGGTCCACGACCATCGAGCCCAGCATGCCCGATCCGCCGAGCACGAGAACCTTCGTCATGCAGACGCCCTCGTCGTTTCCGGGCGCGGGCCGACCGAGGCCGCCGGCGGCCGGCGCAGGAAGGCGAGCACGGGGTAGCGCAGATACGACCAGAACACCGACGGCCGGTACACGAAGGCCGTCGGTCGCTGATCGGCCTGGCGAGCGGTGAGCACGACCGGCACCTCGGCATAGGTACGCGCCAGGAACCGGCACCAGTGGAGCTCCTCCATGATGACCGGGAAGCGACGCTCCCGCAGCTCCATCCGCTTCAGCAGCGAAACCTTCACCGCCCGGAAGCCGTTGGTGCAGTCGTGGATCGGGATGCCGAAGAGGGTGCGCGCAACCCGGTTACCCACCGCCGAGATGATCCACCGGGAGAAAGGAACCCCGCGCACGCCGCCGCCGCCGCTGTAGCGCGTCGCCTTGACGACGTCGGCGCCGCGCTCCATCTCGGCGACGAAGCGCGGCACGTCCGCCGGGGAGTTGGTCAGGTCGCTGTCCATGAAGAGCACGTAATCGAAGCGTCCGTCGTGCGCCGCCTCGACGCCCGTTCGCAGCGCCGCGCCGTAGCCGCGGTTGACCGGGTGCGTGACGACTTGCAACAGGGGCTGCGCCAGGCCGATACGGTGAAGGATCGCGGCGGTGCCATCGCTGCTCCCGTCGTCGACGACGATCAGACGCGATCGATACGGCAGCCGACCGAGCTCGCGGCAGACCTCGACGACACACCGCTCCGCCCCCGCCTCCTCGTTGAACATCGGAATGACGACCGCGAAGGAGAGATTCGTCGGGCACACGAGCAACTAGCGTTCGTCGACGGTCCAGATGTCCCAGCGGCGTGCGTCATATCGCACGTCATCCGTGAGGCTGTCCTGTACGCTCGAGGTCGAGAAGAACACCATGTGCGCATCGGCCGTGAGCGACATGAAGCCGTTGGCGTAGCCCGGCGGAATGTACAATACGCGCGGCTTGTGCGCCGCCAGGATGAAGCGCTTCACAGGCAGGTGAAGGGACGGCGCGTCCCAGTCGTCGATCGCCACGGCACCGACGAGCGCGGCGCCCGAGACGACGGTCACGTACTTGGCCTCGCGCCGGTGCGCGTGCCAGGCGCGCACGAATCCCGCACGATGATTGCGGACCGTGTAAAAGCGCTTGACGCCCGCGAAGTCGAAGTCGTTCACGAACGTTACCTCGCCCCGATCGTCGACGGCGAGGTCGCCGGTATACAGCACGGGCTCGGTCATGATGTCGGACGATGCGCGGCTGCATGCTAGCCAACCCGCCGCGGGGCGTAAAGCCGCTGTGATTCGAGCGGATCGTAGAAGTGCTCGACCGCCCGGCGGGTCGTGGCGACGTTGCTGTAGACCTCGTCGCGGTCATGCTGGTAGGAGCCGTTCGCGAACCGACGCGCCACCTCGCGAATGCCGTCGGCGAGCCCCGTCTCGACCTCGAAGCCGAGGTGGCGGCGAATCTTCTCGAACGAGACCAGGTAGTTGCGCCGATCCTGCGCCGCCTGCTCCCGCACCGTGATCGTCACGGGGCCGCGAAACTCGCGTGCCACATCGGCGACCAGCTCGCCGAGCTGACCGATCGTCGCGTTCAGCCGGCGGGCGCCGACGTTGTAGACCTGGCTCTGAACGACGGCGGCGGGCGCCTCGAGGACATGCACGATGGCGCGTGCGAGATCGCGGACGTGGACGAACGGCCGCCACTGCTGCGGGCCGGTGACCGTGATGCCCCCCTCGGTCATCGCCTGGGCGGTGAACAGATTGGCCACCAGATCGAACCGCGGGCGCCCCGAGTGCCCGAACGCCGTGGCGAAGCGGAGCACGGTGACGAAGAAGTCGTCCCGCACCGCATGCAGCAGCTCCCGCTCACTGTCGATCTTGGTCTGCGCGTAGAACGACATCGGATTGAGCGCGCTCTGCTCATCCACCTCGGTGTCGGAAACGCCGTAGACCGAGCAGCTCGACGCGAAGACGAACCGGTAGACTCCCAGCGACTGGGCCACCTCCTTCGCCAGGCGCGTGGCCACGATGTTCGTATGCCGGGTGAAGTCGGGGTCGACGGCACAGGCTGGATCGCCGACCAGCCCGGCCAGATGGATCACGGCGGAGGCGTTGCGGGCGGCACTCGTCAGCTTGGTGATCTCCGTGACGTCGCCCTCGATCAGCTCGAATCGCGGATGGGCGATGAACTCGGCGATCGGCTCCCGCCCGTACATGAGCCGATCGAGCACGCGGACCTCGTACCCGCGTTGCAGCAGCAGGTCGACCGTGTGCCAGCCGATGTAGCCGGCCCCCCCGAGCACCACTACCGGCCCGTGGCGGTGCGCGACCAGCGTGGTGACGAGCGAGGTATGTCGGGTGAAGGGGAGCGCGACGAACGCGCGCCCGAGGACGACTGGAGCTGTGACGACCAGTCCCCAGAGGACGACACCCGGTACGGGCGCCCCGAGCAGGAGGCAGCTCACCGACGTCGCCGCCACCGTGCCCACGAGCACGACGGCCTTGCGCTGCCAGGCGGCGATCCGCAGCCGCGTGTAGAGCCCCGCCAGCACGTTCCACGCGATGAACACGATCGGCGCCGCGACGAGCGGCAGGCTCTGCCGGAGCGATGTCGAGCCCGGGACGAAGAGCTCGAGAAACAGGAGGGCCGCGGCCAGGCCTGCCGCGCCGGCGGCGGCGTCGAAGAGCAGGCGGGCTTCATTCGGGCCCAGCGAGGACAGCGACCAACCCCGACTCAGGCGCGCGCGGATCCACGCCGTCGGCGTCACGACCGGCACCAACCGCGTACGGGCTTGCTCGGGATCACGGAGAACGCATCCTCGTTCCTGACGCTGCTCTACGCCGCCACATACGAGGCGCACGAAGCGGCTGTCAACAAGATTTTCGCAGGAGATGGACGGCCCCGACGGCTGCCGGTCCGTCAGTGGAGGCCGTGGCCGGCGAGCTCGGCCTCGAACCAGCTGCTGCAGCTCCCGATCGTGCTCGCGTCGATCCCGCACGCGATGTGGCTCGAGGTTGGGAACGAGGCGTAGTCGCACGTGTAGCCCGGGGCCGCAGCGATCCGATCGCACAGCGCCTGGATGGAAGCCGCGGGGAGCACGTCCTGCGCGCACGGCGAGAGCGCGCTGCCGCACTCGACGAGCTTCCAATCGCGGATCGCGAGATCACCGACGGAGACGGTGGTCAGCGTGTCGGCGGCCGTGTCCGGCGTCGCGCAGCTGCTCGGTTGGGGCCACGTCGCCGGGAGATTCCCGTTCGCGGTGGCCGGCCATGCGCAGTAGCGGCTGTACGTCCGTTCGTACGGGACCACGGAGCTCGCTTGCTTGCATTGGTTGGGGAAGCCGAAATCGAGCAGCCCGGCGACGTCGTACGTCCCGTCGAAGAAGCAACCCCCCGTGTACGCACTCCCCTTCCAGCCCGGCTGATCGTCGAACGCCTGCGTGGCCATCGTCACGACCGGCCCCGATGCGCCGTGGCTCACGCCGGAGAAGAGCAGATACTCCCCGCTCCAGCCGGCGAGCACGTCGGGGTCGGCGGTGATGGTCCGCACCAGCGTGTCGAAGCGCGGCGCCTCGCGGTGGCGCGGGAACTGTGCCGACCCCGTCGACGTCTCGAACGCCCGCGCACAGACCGCCACGTAGCCCTGCGCCGTGTAGTGGACCAGATACGAGCTGGATGTGGTGGCGTCGGGGCACGTCTCCTGCCCGCCGGAGAAGTAGATGACGGAGCACGCATTCGTTGCGGTCACACCGTCCTTCTTGGTGGCAGACTTGATCGTACACTTGATCTTGCGGTTCAGCAGGCTCGTCTGGATGCAGGGGGCGGCGTGGAGGGCTGGGTTCCGGCCGCAGGTCGACCGAGCGTGGTATCTCTTCGTCGTGGGCTTGCACTTCGACCGGAGCGCCGCGGCCCCTACCTGGGCAGCGATCACGCCGTCTGCACACTTCACGTAGTCCCGGTGCGCGTGAAGCGCGAGCAGGGACAGGCGGCATCGATCAGGGCGCGCACCGCCCTGATCTGGGCCGCATCCTTCATGACATCGGGCGCCGTTCCGGTCAGGCACGTTTCCGTGACCGCGGCACGTACCGGCGCCGCCAAGGCAACGACCGCTGACGCGCAGGCCAGGCTCACTCTCAGATGACGCCCTCGCTAACGACGGAGCAACTCCGCCCGCATCTCGCGGAGCACTTCTCCGACCCGCCGTCCCCGGCGGTAGAGCGCGGCGTCGTCCGCATCCATCTTGTCGGGACTACTGTGCACCAGCTTGGCGATGTAGACGAGGCCGGCGAACTCCAGCAGTACGGTCACAAAAATATCGTAGAACTTCCGGAGGGCCTCCGCCAATACTCCCGCGGCTTGGCCACCGTGCCCGCATGCCTTGCCCGTGCGCGAGCAGGCGCGCTATGGAGCGCGCATGTCGGACATCTTCCACGACGTCGCGAGCATCGACTACCCGATTCTCGACGCCGACGCGCACGTGAACGAGCCGCCCGATCTGTGGCAGACGCGCGTGCCGCAGCGGCTCCGCACGCGCGCGCCGAAGGTGCTGCGCACCGAGCAGGGCGACGTCTGGTCGTTCGACGACGGCAAGCGCCTCCGTCCCCTCGGTCTCACGGCGACGGCGGGGCTCTCCTACCTCCAGTTCCGGGCCGAGGGATATCGCTACGAGGAGATCCGTCCGGGCAGCTTCGACCCGAAGGCGCGCGTCGAGGACCTCGACGCCGACGGCATCTGGGCGCAGGTGCTCTATCCCAGCGTCACGCTCGCGGGCGCGCGCATGTATGCCGA is a genomic window of Deltaproteobacteria bacterium containing:
- a CDS encoding UDP-N-acetyl glucosamine 2-epimerase, whose product is MNNRLAFILGIRPDVIRASLIIKHLRRYADCELHLIWSGQHYSDNLKGIFFRELDVVPAEIDLACGGETDAHIAASVISGLYPVLRDLDPAAAVFLGDNNTTLGAIAAAQLNVPVVHIEGCMRSYDWRMPEEKYRTTIDHLADVIYAYVDEYKTQGIREGLNPANIVVVGNPIVDVLEHYYFSRLSRYEAMMTDAFFADRGVRRGEYYLMTCHRRENVEQRGTLEAILRLVEEAPHRVYFPASYRTQQRLRDFGLALPPNVNVVDPIGYEEMLCLMVGSRGVLTDSGTVVEEACVLQVPSVQMRRATERPQVYDARSSVKFDPAEPESYPSPTVFRKLESLVGTRWTHNLGDGRASERIAEDLHRRLATGDLSRHRPEHYHVPIDRSYRGDGLDT
- a CDS encoding sugar epimerase, which translates into the protein MTEPVLYTGDLAVDDRGEVTFVNDFDFAGVKRFYTVRNHRAGFVRAWHAHRREAKYVTVVSGAALVGAVAIDDWDAPSLHLPVKRFILAAHKPRVLYIPPGYANGFMSLTADAHMVFFSTSSVQDSLTDDVRYDARRWDIWTVDER
- a CDS encoding sugar nucleotide-binding protein, with amino-acid sequence MTKVLVLGGSGMLGSMVVDLLSRNRRFEVTATVRDAALAAHFGARLPGAAWRVFRFDGDPPSREMLEGQAWIVNAIGITKPLIRDDQPAEIERAIDVNARLPHLIGHLAKHSGARVLQIATDCVYSGRQGGYVETDLHDTLDVYGKTKSLGESFQDNVHHLRCSIIGPEPKDFKFLIEWFRRQPSGATVKGFVNHRWNGVTTLHFARLCEGIIARGVELSHLHHVVPSGSMTKAAMLHAFAAAFRRPDIRIEDVEAGTIVDRTLDTINPDLNRRLWDAAGYSDPPSVPEMIRELGAFDYRGAGAPASAGRP
- a CDS encoding SDR family oxidoreductase; translated protein: MEARRVRQRALAVRAGRAPRGFHPGAVRSDRCGPGLHVRLRLVPNLEPHRVRDRREHDRELQQLVRGRARRPRPPLTDRQPSGPSISCENLVDSRFVRLVCGGVEQRQERGCVLRDPEQARTRLVPVVTPTAWIRARLSRGWSLSSLGPNEARLLFDAAAGAAGLAAALLFLELFVPGSTSLRQSLPLVAAPIVFIAWNVLAGLYTRLRIAAWQRKAVVLVGTVAATSVSCLLLGAPVPGVVLWGLVVTAPVVLGRAFVALPFTRHTSLVTTLVAHRHGPVVVLGGAGYIGWHTVDLLLQRGYEVRVLDRLMYGREPIAEFIAHPRFELIEGDVTEITKLTSAARNASAVIHLAGLVGDPACAVDPDFTRHTNIVATRLAKEVAQSLGVYRFVFASSCSVYGVSDTEVDEQSALNPMSFYAQTKIDSERELLHAVRDDFFVTVLRFATAFGHSGRPRFDLVANLFTAQAMTEGGITVTGPQQWRPFVHVRDLARAIVHVLEAPAAVVQSQVYNVGARRLNATIGQLGELVADVAREFRGPVTITVREQAAQDRRNYLVSFEKIRRHLGFEVETGLADGIREVARRFANGSYQHDRDEVYSNVATTRRAVEHFYDPLESQRLYAPRRVG
- a CDS encoding glycosyltransferase family 2 protein; amino-acid sequence: MLVCPTNLSFAVVIPMFNEEAGAERCVVEVCRELGRLPYRSRLIVVDDGSSDGTAAILHRIGLAQPLLQVVTHPVNRGYGAALRTGVEAAHDGRFDYVLFMDSDLTNSPADVPRFVAEMERGADVVKATRYSGGGGVRGVPFSRWIISAVGNRVARTLFGIPIHDCTNGFRAVKVSLLKRMELRERRFPVIMEELHWCRFLARTYAEVPVVLTARQADQRPTAFVYRPSVFWSYLRYPVLAFLRRPPAASVGPRPETTRASA